In Centropristis striata isolate RG_2023a ecotype Rhode Island chromosome 5, C.striata_1.0, whole genome shotgun sequence, a single genomic region encodes these proteins:
- the ccdc135 gene encoding dynein regulatory complex subunit 7 → METVLESEKEEEEEDREAMKLEGPLHVSAPRQHVLKLDNADDLSPESYRVNSPAEIRLLAVADNFQRQYSHLYPDRKPLLLCPFNECGVQKFVSTTLRPTPTVYPELFTWEGCASFVANFLSLDPLEPPVDLPRYLFSSSSVLQSQKATCFDFATLLCSLLLGSHYDAYCVSGYAVKELCVLEQSLKERPLLDTELNSVISAQELQENKYTVKPPRELKSHFLTQQEKKKQDAEAALLQKQKLHEESERRPADPLRGLRVHCWVLVLSGSRSVRQNFFIDPLSGKGYATDHDNFLGIESVWNNLNYYVNMQDCRNGCAGMVYDLEDLQMWEPVLYGATSKKQLILDVLDKKERQMISKKINEEEDEEQPKVFQMPRSWVSYITISKKDLETCWPGGQRVTRYRKSKLETFAAYLRKDGLVTRQTTYKDADCTEVTMVKEWYQYRKDHLEEREMDNTLTTERFRRGRPFNLLLHRFTSLSSDLQHEMEFSSARVDDLVRRVDAPSELTEFFEGRSDFLYYRHVQFDQRVSFADTPEDRPLLKVVECFHRNRSKPASKDVAERVFLVDQRRIELTFHLEDYRVVPSKMSFIKPRESTENKKKEEFTPDMVSSFQVEPADKPLQTLALCSMLDALIKDEEKMLLQVKESKKEVSEIVRCREQEEADVQLIFSPWTTVGAARARSKRQEMLRRAVEEQRWLQEKEKDLLAPLLIRHGPEPLSAQQAEQLHRDCLAEFKQRLTEQADLIQERYEKETEELQKKQQLYQKNQVNMTELQRTEYQNYCSDKMLRIGVARKRLSMHKESAPQKYQSLDLKLKQDPRLAPHLLR, encoded by the exons ATGGAGACTGTTCTGGAGTCAGAGA aggaggaggaggaggaggacagagaggcgATGAAGCTGGAGGGACCTCTCCATGTTTCAGCTCCTCGGCAGCATGT CCTGAAGTTGGACAATGCAGACGACCTGAGTCCTGAGTCCTACAGGGTTAACTCCCCAGCAGAGATTCGACTGTTGGCCGTAGCCGACAACTTCCAGCGTCAGTATTCACACTTGTATCCTGACCGCAAACCGCTTCTGCTCTGCCCTTTCAACGAATGTGGTGTTCAG AAGTTTGTGTCGACGACTCTTCGGCCCACACCGACAGTCTACCCTGAGCTCTTCACCTGGGAGGGCTGTGCCTCCTTTGTGGCTAATTTCCTGTCTCTGGACCCTTTGGAGCCGCCCGTGGACCTG CCCAGGTACCTGTTCTCTTCCAGCTCGGTGCTGCAGAGTCAGAAAGCCACATGTTTTGACTTTGCCACCCTGCTGTGCAGCCTGCTGCTGGGCTCGCACTACGACGCGTACTGTGTCAGCGGCTATGCTGTCaaagagctgtgtgtgttggAGCAGAGCCTGAAggagcgccccctgctggacactGAGCTCAAT AGTGTGATCTCAGCGCAGGAGCTACAGGAGAATAAATACACAGTGAAACCTCCAAGGGAGCTGAAGAGTCACTTTCTGACGcagcaagagaagaagaaacaggaTGCAGAGGCTGCGTTGCTGCAGAAACAAAAACTACACGAG GAGAGTGAGCGGCGACCTGCCGACCCCCTGCGAGGACTGCGGGTGCACTGCTGGGTGCTGGTGCTGTCAGGGAGTCGGAGCGTCCGGCAGAACTTCTTCATCGACCCCCTGAGTGGGAAAGGTTACGCCACCGACCATGACAACTTTCTGGGCATCGAGAGCGTGTGGAACAATCTCAACTACTACGTCAACATGCAGGACTGCAGGAACGGCTGCGCT ggtatGGTGTATGATCTGGAAGATTTACAGATGTGGGAGCCAGTCCTGTACGGTGCAACCAGCAAGAAGCAGCTGATTCTTGATGTCTTAGACAAAAAGGAGAGACAGATGATCAGCAAAAAAATCAATGAGGaggag gatgAAGAGCAGCCAAAAGTTTTTCAGATGCCACGATCCTGGGTCAGCTACATTACGATCTCAAAGAAAG ACCTGGAGACCTGCTGGCCCGGAGGACAGAGGGTGACCCGCTACAGAAAATCAAAACTGGAGACGTTTGCAGCGTATCTGAGGAAAGACGGACTGGTCACACGGCAGACTACATACAAGGACGCGGACT gcACCGAGGTCACCATGGTGAAGGAGTGGTATCAGTACAGAAAGGACCACCTGGAGGAGAGGGAGATGGACAACACGCTCACCACAGAGCGCTTCAGACGTGGACGACCCTTCAACCTTTTAC TCCACAGGTTCACGTCCCTGAGCAGCGACTTGCAGCATGAGATGGAGTTCAGCAGCGCTCGTGTGGATGACCTGGTGCGGCGGGTGGATGCACCGAGTGAACTGACGGAGTTTTTCGAGGGCCGGAGTGACTTCCTGTACTACCGGCACGTCCAGTTCGATCAACGCGTCTCGTTTGCAGACACTCCGGAAGACCGACCGCTGCTG AAAGTGGTGGAGTGTTTCCACAGGAACAGATCCAAACCAGCGAGCAAAGACGTGGCTGAGCGAGTGTTCCTGGTGGATCAGAGGCGGATCGAGTTGACCTTCCACTTAGAGGATTACCGAGTCGTCCCGTCAAAGATGAGCTTCATCAAACCGCGAGAGTCGACGGAAaacaagaagaaggaggagttcACACCTGACATGGTCTCCAGCTTCCAG gtggaGCCGGCCGATAAGCCTCTCCAGACGCTGGCTCTGTGCTCGATGCTGGACGCTCTGATAAAGGACGAGGAGAAGATGCTTCTCCAAGTCAAGGAGTCTAAGAAAGAG GTGAGTGAGATTGTGAGGtgcagagagcaggaggaggcagaCGTTCAGCTGATCTTCTCCCCCTGGACGACAGTCGGAGCTGCAAGAGCTCGCAGCAAGAGACAGGAGatg TTGCGTCGGGCCGTGGAGGAGCAGCGGTGGctgcaggagaaggagaaggaccTCCTGGCTCCGCTCCTGATCCGGCACGGCCCAGAGCCTCTGAGCGCCCAACAGGCCGAGCAGCTCCACCGTGACTGTCTGGCCGAGTTCAAACAGAGACTGACGGAGCAAGCCGACCTCATCCAGGAACGCTACGAAAAG GAGACTGAGGAGCTGCAGAAGAAACAGCAGTTGTACCAGAAGAACCAGGTCAACATGACGGAGCTGCAGAGGACAGAGTACCAGAACTACTGCTCCGACAAGATGCTGAGGATAGGGGTCGCCAGGAAACGCCTCAGCat GCACAAGGAATCAGCTCCTCAGAAGTACCAAAGTCTTGATCTGAAGCTGAAACAAGATCCCCGTCTGGCCCCTCACCTGCTCCGCTGA